One window of Halococcus hamelinensis 100A6 genomic DNA carries:
- a CDS encoding ABC transporter permease produces MSDTPLDEEKPLRERIAANPRPALKWLLGAVVLLALELGAVVGVVIKLLLTVARLGPLAPNPVAAALASAGEAAAGIPTLLSRSLIPNDGFQPGGTGAWTGTFLGLEPKYAWLIRVVLIYVYAFVWLGWFWVGYRWFREHYRYADWTPRDDVVDRLRGHRWGQFGFVLVLTFFIMALFAPALGPTTVDANIQNPYTHYTEYYDDETETLQNVTVGTANLGSTSQGAGGQNVGPWTYDDYKRFHPFGTITNGKDLFTYMAAGARVSLMIGLVSLIVGAGIASILSMLTAYYKGLADLATVVASDSIQALPVLLVAILASAVFSGTWLANLYNGAVMLMVIFSLTYWPFFWRALRGPALQVSEEEWIDAAKSFGQRPRTIMRKHMLPYVTGYLLIYASLTLGGIIISVAGLSYLSLGITPPTPEWGTVIASGQPYVATASWHISLIPGIMITLIVVGFNAFGDGIRDALDPESEGGGSDGGEAAIAGGGGA; encoded by the coding sequence ATGAGTGATACACCCCTCGACGAAGAGAAACCGCTTCGCGAACGCATCGCCGCGAACCCGCGGCCCGCTCTCAAGTGGCTCCTCGGCGCGGTCGTCCTGCTCGCGCTCGAACTCGGTGCGGTCGTCGGCGTCGTCATCAAACTCCTCCTGACCGTGGCCCGCCTCGGCCCGCTCGCACCGAACCCCGTCGCTGCCGCGCTCGCGAGCGCGGGCGAGGCCGCCGCCGGCATCCCCACACTGCTCTCGCGCAGTCTGATCCCGAACGACGGCTTCCAGCCCGGTGGGACGGGCGCGTGGACCGGGACCTTCCTGGGGCTCGAACCCAAGTACGCGTGGCTGATCCGGGTCGTCCTGATCTACGTCTACGCGTTCGTCTGGCTCGGCTGGTTCTGGGTCGGCTACCGCTGGTTCCGCGAGCACTACCGCTACGCCGACTGGACGCCCCGCGACGACGTCGTCGACCGACTTCGGGGCCACCGATGGGGACAGTTCGGGTTCGTGCTCGTGTTGACGTTCTTCATCATGGCGCTGTTCGCGCCGGCGCTCGGCCCGACGACGGTCGACGCCAACATCCAGAACCCGTACACCCACTACACCGAATACTACGACGACGAAACGGAGACGCTCCAGAACGTCACCGTCGGCACCGCGAACCTCGGGTCGACGTCCCAGGGTGCCGGCGGCCAGAACGTCGGCCCCTGGACCTACGACGACTACAAACGGTTCCATCCGTTCGGCACGATAACCAACGGAAAGGACCTCTTCACCTACATGGCGGCCGGGGCCCGGGTATCGCTGATGATCGGACTGGTCTCGCTCATCGTCGGTGCGGGCATCGCCAGCATCCTCTCCATGCTGACGGCGTACTACAAGGGGCTCGCCGACCTCGCGACCGTGGTCGCCAGCGACTCGATTCAGGCACTCCCGGTGTTGCTGGTTGCGATCCTCGCCTCCGCAGTCTTCTCCGGTACCTGGCTCGCCAACCTCTACAACGGGGCGGTGATGCTCATGGTGATATTCTCGCTCACGTACTGGCCGTTCTTCTGGCGGGCGCTCCGCGGACCCGCCCTCCAGGTCTCCGAGGAGGAGTGGATCGATGCCGCAAAGAGCTTCGGGCAGCGGCCCCGAACCATCATGCGAAAGCACATGCTGCCGTACGTCACCGGCTATCTCCTGATCTACGCCTCGCTGACCCTCGGCGGGATCATCATCTCGGTCGCGGGGCTGTCGTATCTCAGCCTCGGGATCACGCCGCCGACCCCGGAGTGGGGAACCGTGATCGCCTCGGGACAGCCCTACGTCGCCACCGCGTCGTGGCACATCTCGCTGATCCCCGGGATCATGATCACGCTGATCGTCGTCGGGTTCAACGCGTTCGGCGACGGCATCCGCGACGCGCTCGACCCCGAGAGCGAGGGCGGCGGCTCCGACGGTGGCGAGGCCGCCATCGCCGGAGGTGGTGGCGCGTGA